The Fulvivirga ligni genome window below encodes:
- a CDS encoding acyl carrier protein, with amino-acid sequence MNIQETITQILVDKLGIAETEVTPDANLVKDLGIDSLDYAELVMEFEQTFNIRIPDEDAEKLQTINQAVNYIDNKLNKKA; translated from the coding sequence ATGAACATTCAAGAAACCATTACCCAAATTTTAGTAGATAAACTTGGAATAGCAGAAACAGAAGTAACTCCGGATGCTAACCTGGTAAAAGACCTAGGAATAGATTCATTGGATTATGCCGAATTAGTAATGGAATTCGAGCAGACCTTTAACATCAGAATTCCTGATGAAGACGCTGAAAAGTTACAGACTATTAATCAGGCAGTAAATTATATTGATAATAAGCTGAATAAAAAGGCCTAA